The Longimicrobiaceae bacterium genome has a window encoding:
- the rph gene encoding rifamycin-inactivating phosphotransferase encodes MDCYVLDFQEIDQTQVAVVGGKAANLGELSRIEGIRVPAGFCVTTEAFQRIIAEAPSISDLIERLSRLKPDDREAIRTLGLEVRRIIEGIAIPDDLAAAIIRPLARLGEQAYAVRSSATAEDLPTASFAGQQDTYLNVVGRAAILRHVSRCWASLFTDRAVTYRLRNGVDHRKVHMAVVVQRMVFPQAAGILFTADPVSGNRKVASVEASFGLGEALVSGLVNADVYKVRDGEVVAGAVGTKRLAILASPAGGTHEQAIEPGRQEQAALTDAQVVRLAQMGRRIEAHFGRPQDIEWCLADDDFQIVQSRPITTLFPIPAAGDGENHVYLSVGHQQMMTDPMKPLGISVWQLTAMAPMHEAGGRLFVDVTRALASPAGRAGLLGMAGKSDPLIGDALQTIIDRGFIPSLPDAGPGGPPAGGAPAPIETDPAIVAELIERSQASLASLKRDIRTKSGPALFDFLVEAFQEHKRVLSEPRSMQAIMAGMEATWWLNERLQAWLGEKNAADTLTQSVPHNVTSEMGLALLDVADVIRPHPDVVAFLQRAGDNEGYLDELPALAGGREARDAIQGWLDKYGMRGVGEIDITRPRWSERPTTLLPMILGNVRNFEPGAGARRFEQGRREAWKKEQELLARLRALPAGDAKAEETKRMIDRVRTFAGYREYPKYGIVSRYFVYKQALLEEAGRLVQAHVLREKEDIFWLTFQELHDAVRTNQVDDRLIRQRKDAFRSYQALTPPRVLTSDGEAVAGTYRRDDLPAGALVGLAVSAGTVEGRARVILDMAKADLEPGDILVTAYTDPSWTPLFVAIAGLVTEVGGLMTHGAVIAREYGLPAVVGVEHATRLIQDGQRIRVHGTDGYVEILP; translated from the coding sequence ATGGACTGCTACGTGCTGGATTTTCAGGAGATCGACCAGACGCAGGTCGCGGTCGTTGGCGGCAAGGCCGCGAACCTGGGGGAGCTTTCGCGGATCGAAGGCATCCGCGTGCCGGCTGGCTTCTGCGTGACGACGGAAGCCTTCCAGCGGATCATCGCGGAAGCGCCGTCGATCAGCGACCTGATCGAGCGGCTTTCCCGGCTGAAGCCGGACGACCGGGAGGCGATCCGCACGCTCGGCTTGGAAGTCCGTCGGATCATCGAAGGGATCGCCATCCCCGACGATCTGGCGGCGGCGATCATCCGCCCGCTCGCGCGACTCGGCGAGCAAGCCTACGCCGTCCGATCCAGCGCGACGGCGGAGGACCTGCCGACGGCCTCGTTCGCCGGCCAGCAGGACACGTATCTGAACGTCGTAGGGCGGGCGGCGATCCTCCGGCACGTCAGCCGGTGCTGGGCCTCGCTCTTCACCGACCGGGCCGTTACCTACCGCCTGCGGAACGGCGTGGACCACCGGAAGGTCCACATGGCCGTGGTCGTGCAGCGGATGGTCTTCCCGCAGGCGGCGGGCATCCTGTTCACGGCGGACCCCGTTTCGGGCAACCGGAAGGTCGCCTCCGTCGAGGCGAGCTTCGGCCTCGGCGAGGCTCTGGTCTCCGGCCTGGTGAACGCGGACGTCTACAAGGTGCGCGACGGCGAGGTCGTCGCCGGGGCGGTCGGCACCAAGCGGCTCGCCATCCTCGCCTCCCCGGCGGGCGGGACGCACGAACAGGCGATCGAGCCGGGGCGGCAGGAGCAGGCGGCGCTGACGGACGCGCAGGTCGTGCGGCTCGCGCAGATGGGCCGGCGGATCGAAGCGCACTTCGGCCGCCCCCAGGACATCGAATGGTGCCTGGCGGACGACGACTTTCAGATCGTCCAGAGCCGGCCGATCACAACGCTGTTCCCCATCCCCGCGGCCGGCGACGGCGAGAACCACGTCTACCTCTCCGTCGGCCATCAGCAGATGATGACCGACCCCATGAAGCCGCTGGGGATCTCCGTCTGGCAGCTGACGGCCATGGCGCCGATGCACGAGGCCGGCGGGAGGCTGTTCGTGGACGTCACGCGTGCCCTGGCGTCACCGGCGGGCCGCGCGGGGCTGCTGGGGATGGCGGGCAAGTCCGATCCGCTCATCGGGGACGCGCTGCAGACCATCATCGACCGCGGCTTCATCCCGTCGCTCCCGGACGCGGGTCCCGGCGGGCCGCCGGCGGGCGGCGCACCCGCACCGATCGAGACCGATCCGGCCATCGTCGCCGAGCTGATCGAGCGCAGCCAGGCTTCTCTCGCATCCCTGAAGCGCGACATCCGGACGAAATCCGGACCGGCGCTGTTCGACTTCCTCGTGGAGGCCTTTCAGGAGCACAAGCGGGTTCTGAGCGAGCCGCGCAGCATGCAGGCGATCATGGCGGGGATGGAGGCCACGTGGTGGCTCAACGAGCGGCTGCAGGCGTGGCTGGGCGAGAAGAACGCGGCCGACACGCTCACGCAGTCCGTCCCCCACAACGTCACTTCGGAGATGGGACTGGCGCTGCTGGACGTTGCCGACGTCATCCGGCCGCATCCGGACGTGGTGGCTTTCCTGCAACGCGCCGGCGACAACGAGGGCTACCTCGACGAGCTGCCCGCGCTCGCGGGCGGGCGGGAAGCGCGAGACGCGATTCAGGGCTGGCTCGACAAGTACGGCATGCGCGGCGTTGGCGAGATCGACATCACCCGGCCGCGCTGGAGCGAACGCCCCACCACGCTCCTGCCCATGATCCTCGGCAACGTCAGGAACTTCGAGCCGGGCGCCGGCGCGCGGCGCTTCGAGCAGGGGCGGCGGGAGGCGTGGAAGAAGGAGCAGGAGCTGCTGGCGCGCCTGCGGGCCCTGCCCGCCGGAGACGCGAAAGCCGAAGAGACCAAGCGGATGATCGACCGGGTCCGGACCTTCGCCGGGTACCGGGAATATCCGAAGTACGGCATCGTCAGCCGCTACTTCGTCTACAAGCAGGCCTTGCTGGAGGAAGCCGGGCGCCTCGTGCAGGCCCACGTGCTTCGTGAGAAGGAAGACATCTTCTGGCTCACGTTCCAGGAGTTGCACGACGCGGTGCGCACGAACCAGGTGGATGACCGGCTCATCCGCCAGCGCAAGGACGCGTTCCGTTCGTATCAGGCGCTCACGCCGCCCCGGGTGCTCACGTCGGATGGCGAGGCCGTCGCCGGGACGTACCGGCGCGACGATCTGCCGGCCGGTGCGCTGGTCGGCCTGGCGGTTTCCGCTGGGACGGTCGAGGGACGGGCCCGCGTGATCCTGGACATGGCGAAGGCGGATCTCGAACCGGGTGACATCCTGGTGACCGCCTACACGGACCCCAGCTGGACGCCCCTGTTCGTTGCGATTGCGGGATTGGTGACGGAAGTCGGCGGCCTTATGACCCACGGCGCGGTGATCGCGCGGGAGTACGGTCTGCCGGCCGTCGTTGGCGTGGAGCACGCCACCCGCCTGATCCAGGACGGCCAGCGCATCCGCGTCCACGGAACGGACGGGTACGTCGAGATCCTGCCCTAG
- a CDS encoding dihydrofolate reductase family protein, producing MSKVVAIMSMSLDGYVADPDDGVAEVFDWYMSSGDVEFHTGGSDPMTFKVSEPSADHLRGLWSELGSVLTGRRTFDKAHGRGGNHAWGPAFVLTHHVPAGWPRPDSTVHFVTDGIESAMSQAKAAAGGKSVAVHGADTIQQLLNAGLLDEISVDIAAVFLGSGIRLFDRLSGTPSVLGNPTVIQGVGVTHLRYPVRKA from the coding sequence ATGTCGAAGGTTGTCGCAATCATGTCCATGTCGCTCGACGGCTACGTCGCCGACCCCGACGATGGCGTGGCCGAAGTGTTCGACTGGTACATGAGCTCGGGCGACGTCGAATTCCACACCGGAGGGTCGGACCCCATGACGTTCAAGGTGTCCGAGCCGAGCGCCGACCACCTTCGCGGTCTCTGGTCCGAACTCGGTTCCGTGCTCACCGGCCGGCGCACCTTCGACAAGGCCCACGGCCGGGGTGGAAATCACGCTTGGGGACCGGCATTCGTACTTACCCACCACGTCCCCGCCGGATGGCCGCGACCCGACTCGACCGTACACTTCGTGACCGACGGCATCGAAAGCGCCATGAGCCAAGCCAAAGCCGCCGCCGGCGGGAAGTCCGTCGCCGTCCACGGCGCCGACACCATCCAGCAGTTGCTGAATGCCGGGCTCCTCGACGAGATCAGCGTCGACATCGCTGCGGTCTTTCTCGGCTCAGGCATTCGACTCTTCGACCGCCTCTCCGGCACGCCATCCGTCCTCGGCAACCCGACGGTGATCCAGGGCGTCGGCGTCACCCACCTGCGCTACCCGGTACGCAAGGCGTAG
- a CDS encoding dihydrofolate reductase family protein gives MAKLIYSAVMSLDGYVADETGNFDWTEPDEEVAAFVISRERQIGTYLFGRKLYETMSVWETPEVLPPLTPAILEYASIWQAAEKVVYSTTLQTVSTARTRLERRFDAEAVRELKAAATRDVEVGGSALAAHAIRAGLVDEFHLLIAPIIIGSGNPYLSGKVPVKLELLGERRFGNGMVHVRYRAKS, from the coding sequence ATGGCCAAACTGATCTACTCCGCGGTCATGTCGCTCGATGGTTATGTCGCGGATGAAACCGGCAACTTCGATTGGACGGAGCCAGATGAGGAAGTGGCCGCCTTCGTTATCAGCCGCGAGAGGCAGATCGGCACCTATCTCTTTGGCCGCAAGCTGTACGAGACGATGTCCGTCTGGGAGACACCGGAGGTGTTGCCCCCTCTGACACCGGCCATTCTGGAGTACGCATCGATCTGGCAGGCGGCTGAGAAGGTCGTGTACTCGACGACGCTGCAGACGGTCTCTACGGCCAGGACGCGGCTCGAGCGCAGATTCGACGCGGAAGCTGTACGGGAGCTCAAAGCAGCAGCGACACGCGATGTCGAAGTGGGCGGCTCGGCGCTCGCGGCGCATGCCATACGAGCCGGCCTCGTCGACGAATTTCACCTGTTGATCGCGCCGATCATCATTGGCAGCGGCAATCCCTATCTGTCAGGCAAGGTGCCGGTGAAGCTCGAGCTTCTCGGTGAGCGCAGGTTCGGCAACGGCATGGTTCACGTTCGATACCGCGCGAAAAGCTGA
- a CDS encoding molybdopterin-dependent oxidoreductase, which produces MMDRRRFLGAGAAGLSAAFLAACDSRGPKAALGVLRWAERRNEAVERALFRHTSMDEAAGARLAGNAFPAYFVSPSVPVWNEAQRGAWALEVSGAVKRPLRLSAADLARLPSVTQRVDHYCVEGWTARTQWTGVRVSELARMAGLNPDAVYVDFQSFDAGYHESWDLESALHPQTLVAYGHEGKPLSAYHGAPARVHSPVKLGYKNTKYLTKIVFLPHRNGGYWSDQGYEWYGGT; this is translated from the coding sequence ATGATGGACCGGCGGCGGTTCCTGGGCGCGGGCGCGGCGGGCCTGTCCGCCGCCTTCCTGGCGGCGTGCGACAGCAGGGGTCCCAAGGCGGCGCTGGGCGTGCTGCGCTGGGCCGAGCGGCGCAACGAGGCGGTGGAGCGCGCCCTCTTCCGCCACACGTCGATGGACGAGGCGGCGGGCGCGCGCCTGGCCGGGAACGCATTCCCCGCGTACTTCGTCTCGCCCAGCGTGCCCGTGTGGAACGAGGCCCAGCGCGGCGCGTGGGCGCTGGAGGTATCCGGCGCGGTGAAGCGCCCGCTGCGGCTCTCCGCGGCGGACCTGGCGCGGCTGCCGAGCGTGACCCAGCGCGTGGACCACTACTGCGTGGAGGGATGGACGGCGCGCACGCAGTGGACCGGCGTGCGCGTGAGCGAGCTGGCGCGCATGGCCGGACTGAATCCCGACGCTGTGTATGTGGACTTCCAATCGTTCGATGCCGGCTACCACGAGAGCTGGGACCTGGAGAGTGCCCTGCACCCGCAGACGCTGGTCGCCTACGGGCACGAGGGAAAGCCGCTCTCGGCCTACCACGGCGCCCCGGCCCGCGTGCACTCGCCGGTCAAGCTCGGCTACAAGAACACCAAATACCTCACCAAGATCGTGTTCCTCCCCCACCGCAACGGCGGCTACTGGAGCGACCAGGGCTACGAATGGTATGGGGGGACGTGA
- a CDS encoding cytochrome b/b6 domain-containing protein, producing the protein MTASPDHPPPPDEPAPDTPPLEASPDPTRPDLVEPAAPFTHPTAPHPTASYSLPSASALADPPLGMQAVSAVPIYHPPAEGAGGDGGARPRKRHHWVVRLTHWVNAVALAVMVGSGLRIFNAYPAFARKGESFCCYPWAGKPIPRALTFGGWLGGARNWHFAMMWVLAVNGLIYLAFIYLHGEWRDLAPRRNDPRDAWQMVRFYLFARRDHPRQGKHNALQKGAYFAMPLVGVLAVLTGLAIWKPVQLAPLTALFGGYVWARWWHFVVMSLLVILALGHVFMVFAVDPYSLRSMLTGRYDPSLSPEERNGRPFYHLLPRSRGAAAKEAGR; encoded by the coding sequence ATGACCGCATCTCCCGACCATCCCCCGCCGCCGGACGAGCCCGCGCCGGACACGCCGCCCCTGGAGGCGTCTCCCGATCCGACGCGGCCGGATCTAGTCGAGCCAGCCGCCCCCTTCACGCATCCCACCGCGCCGCATCCCACGGCGTCGTATTCCTTGCCGTCCGCCTCCGCGCTCGCCGATCCGCCGCTGGGGATGCAGGCGGTCTCGGCGGTCCCCATCTACCATCCGCCGGCCGAGGGTGCCGGGGGCGACGGCGGGGCGCGGCCCCGGAAGCGGCATCACTGGGTCGTGCGGCTCACGCACTGGGTGAACGCGGTGGCGCTGGCGGTGATGGTGGGCAGCGGGCTGCGCATCTTCAACGCGTACCCGGCGTTCGCGCGCAAAGGTGAGAGCTTCTGCTGCTATCCGTGGGCGGGGAAGCCGATCCCCCGCGCGCTCACCTTCGGCGGGTGGCTGGGCGGCGCGCGCAACTGGCACTTCGCGATGATGTGGGTGCTGGCGGTGAACGGCCTGATCTACCTGGCGTTCATCTACCTGCACGGCGAGTGGCGCGACCTGGCGCCTCGCCGCAACGACCCGCGCGACGCATGGCAGATGGTGAGGTTCTACCTCTTCGCGCGCCGCGACCACCCGCGCCAGGGCAAGCACAACGCGCTGCAGAAGGGCGCGTACTTCGCCATGCCATTGGTGGGCGTCCTGGCCGTGCTCACCGGCCTCGCCATCTGGAAGCCGGTGCAGCTCGCGCCGCTCACGGCGCTGTTCGGCGGCTACGTGTGGGCGCGCTGGTGGCACTTCGTGGTGATGTCGCTGCTGGTGATCCTGGCGCTGGGCCACGTCTTCATGGTCTTCGCCGTGGACCCGTACTCGCTGCGGTCCATGCTCACCGGCCGCTACGACCCGTCGCTCTCGCCCGAGGAGCGCAACGGGCGGCCGTTCTACCACCTGCTGCCCCGGTCGCGCGGGGCGGCCGCGAAGGAGGCGGGGCGATGA
- a CDS encoding PAS domain-containing protein: MIEKVHQAVPAEQRVEHPLGDDPLFGGPGEMRALCRAFDWAATPLGPSRSWPQTLRTTAGIVLASRNPMFLWWGPELIQLYNDAYRPSLGEDGRHPRGLGMPGREFWTDIWETIGPQIGQVMSGGPATWHEDQYLPIQRNGRLEDVWWTYSYSAVHDEDGGVAGTLVVCQETTQRVLGERERDRLRAETARAERLAARILERVADEHLTMDSQFRILTLNAAAERALGVTRGQMCGKTHWEAFPASVGTVVEETYRRVAAEGTEAHVTHHYLGEGYDRHLEIDAYPTGEGGVAVFWRDVSARVHAERALEESAARLRATYDGTYEYIGLISPDGTVMDCNRASLAFADMEREDVVGRPLWETPWFTHTPGAPELLRGWVAQAAAGEFVRHEAALRRPGGEVLVFDFSLHPVRDERGRVVLIVPEGRDITERQRSEAALRASESRYHTLFESLDEGFCVLEVIFDGGGRPVDYRFIEANPAFVAQTGLTDAVGRRVREMVPDQEAFWYETYGRVVLTGEATRFEAPAQALGRFFDVYAFRIGEPGEHRVAVLFKDVSAARKAAAERERLLEALEVERARLREVFRRAPSFIVAFRGQGHVYDFVNEAYYQLVGHREIIGKPLLDAIPEIRGQGFDAILDRVLETGEPWVGRETPVLLQRTPGAPLEPRYLDMVFQPLAEADGTRSGVVVHGSDITAQVLARRDVERLLEVSERARADAEAARAEAEAANRAKGEFLAVMSHELRTPLNAIGGYAELMEMGIRGAVTPQQAEDLRRIQQSQRHLLGLINEVLNYAKLETGTVHFEVEDVRIGEALAAAESLVAPQARAKGLALVVEAPAPMLAARADPEKLRQVLVNLLSNAVKFTDAGGRVEMSAGREGDRVCVTVADSGIGIPADKLDAIFDPFVQVRADLTRPHEGTGLGLAISRDLARGMGGELSAQSRPGEGSTFTLRLPAASIT, translated from the coding sequence ATGATCGAGAAAGTGCACCAGGCTGTGCCCGCGGAGCAGCGCGTGGAGCACCCGCTCGGCGACGACCCGCTCTTCGGCGGGCCGGGAGAGATGCGCGCCCTCTGCCGCGCGTTCGACTGGGCGGCCACCCCGCTGGGCCCCTCGCGCTCGTGGCCGCAGACGCTGCGCACCACCGCCGGGATCGTCCTCGCATCGCGCAACCCGATGTTCCTGTGGTGGGGGCCGGAGCTGATCCAGCTCTACAACGACGCGTACCGCCCGTCGCTGGGCGAGGACGGCCGCCACCCGCGCGGGCTGGGCATGCCGGGGCGCGAGTTCTGGACCGACATCTGGGAGACGATCGGCCCCCAGATCGGGCAGGTGATGAGCGGCGGCCCCGCCACGTGGCACGAGGACCAGTATCTCCCCATCCAGCGCAACGGGCGGCTGGAGGACGTGTGGTGGACGTACAGCTACAGCGCGGTGCACGACGAGGACGGCGGGGTCGCGGGGACTCTCGTGGTCTGCCAGGAGACCACGCAGCGGGTGCTGGGCGAGCGCGAGCGCGACCGCCTGCGCGCCGAGACCGCGCGCGCCGAGCGCCTGGCCGCGCGCATCCTGGAGCGGGTGGCCGACGAGCACCTGACCATGGACTCCCAGTTCCGCATCCTCACGCTGAACGCGGCGGCCGAGCGCGCGCTGGGCGTGACCCGCGGCCAGATGTGCGGCAAGACGCACTGGGAGGCCTTCCCCGCCTCGGTGGGCACGGTGGTCGAGGAGACGTACCGCAGGGTGGCGGCCGAGGGGACCGAGGCGCACGTCACCCACCACTACCTGGGCGAGGGCTACGACCGCCACCTGGAGATCGACGCCTACCCCACCGGCGAAGGGGGTGTCGCCGTCTTCTGGCGTGACGTGTCGGCGCGGGTGCACGCCGAGCGGGCGCTGGAGGAGAGCGCGGCCCGGCTGCGCGCCACGTACGACGGCACGTACGAGTACATTGGCCTGATCTCGCCCGACGGGACGGTGATGGACTGCAACCGCGCCTCGCTGGCCTTCGCGGACATGGAGCGCGAGGACGTGGTGGGCCGGCCGTTATGGGAGACGCCGTGGTTCACGCACACGCCGGGCGCCCCCGAGCTGCTGCGCGGGTGGGTGGCCCAGGCGGCCGCGGGCGAGTTCGTCCGGCACGAGGCCGCGCTCCGCCGCCCCGGGGGCGAGGTGCTGGTCTTCGACTTCTCGCTCCACCCCGTGCGCGACGAGCGGGGCCGGGTGGTGCTGATCGTCCCCGAGGGGCGCGACATCACGGAGCGGCAGCGCTCCGAGGCGGCGCTGCGCGCGAGCGAGAGCCGCTACCACACGCTCTTCGAGTCGCTCGACGAGGGCTTCTGCGTCCTGGAGGTCATCTTCGACGGCGGCGGCCGGCCGGTGGACTACCGCTTCATCGAGGCGAACCCCGCGTTCGTGGCGCAGACGGGCCTCACGGACGCCGTGGGCCGGCGCGTGCGCGAGATGGTGCCGGACCAGGAGGCGTTCTGGTACGAGACGTACGGCCGCGTGGTGCTCACCGGCGAGGCCACGCGGTTCGAGGCCCCGGCCCAGGCGCTGGGCCGCTTCTTCGACGTGTACGCCTTCCGCATCGGCGAGCCGGGCGAGCACCGGGTGGCCGTGCTCTTCAAGGACGTGAGCGCGGCGCGGAAGGCCGCGGCCGAGCGGGAGCGGCTGCTGGAGGCCCTGGAGGTGGAGCGGGCGCGGCTCCGGGAGGTGTTCCGCCGCGCGCCCAGCTTCATCGTGGCCTTCCGCGGCCAGGGGCACGTGTACGACTTCGTCAACGAGGCGTACTACCAGCTCGTGGGCCACCGCGAGATCATCGGCAAGCCCCTGCTGGACGCCATTCCGGAGATACGCGGCCAGGGGTTCGACGCCATCCTCGACCGCGTCCTGGAGACCGGCGAGCCTTGGGTGGGCCGCGAGACGCCGGTGCTGCTCCAGCGGACGCCGGGCGCGCCGCTGGAGCCGCGCTACCTGGACATGGTCTTCCAGCCGCTCGCCGAGGCAGACGGCACCCGCTCGGGCGTGGTGGTGCACGGGTCCGACATCACGGCACAGGTGCTGGCCCGCCGCGACGTGGAGCGGCTGCTGGAGGTGAGCGAGCGGGCGCGCGCCGACGCCGAGGCCGCGCGGGCCGAGGCGGAGGCGGCCAACCGCGCCAAGGGCGAGTTCCTGGCGGTGATGAGCCACGAGCTGCGCACCCCGCTCAACGCCATCGGCGGCTACGCGGAGCTGATGGAGATGGGGATCCGCGGGGCCGTCACGCCCCAGCAGGCCGAGGATCTGCGCCGCATCCAGCAGAGCCAGCGCCACCTGCTGGGGCTCATCAACGAGGTGCTCAACTACGCCAAGCTGGAGACGGGCACCGTCCACTTCGAGGTGGAGGACGTGCGCATCGGCGAGGCGCTCGCCGCCGCCGAGTCGCTGGTCGCGCCGCAGGCCCGCGCCAAGGGGCTGGCGCTGGTGGTGGAGGCCCCGGCGCCCATGCTGGCCGCGCGGGCCGACCCGGAGAAGCTGCGCCAGGTCCTGGTCAACCTCCTCTCCAACGCCGTCAAGTTCACCGACGCCGGCGGGCGGGTGGAGATGTCCGCCGGCCGCGAGGGGGACCGCGTGTGCGTGACCGTGGCCGACAGCGGGATCGGCATCCCGGCCGACAAGCTGGACGCCATCTTCGACCCGTTCGTGCAGGTCCGCGCCGACCTCACGCGCCCGCACGAGGGCACGGGGCTGGGCCTCGCCATCTCCCGCGACCTGGCGCGCGGCATGGGCGGCGAGCTGTCTGCCCAGAGCCGGCCCGGCGAGGGGAGCACCTTCACCCTCCGCCTCCCCGCGGCGTCGATCACCTAG
- a CDS encoding class I SAM-dependent methyltransferase, whose protein sequence is MRPAERILLALSRPASTGDYAEALDPWTVENALGPLRRSFPDLDRWIRGKRVLDFGCGSGFQAAALAREGAAYVLGVDTNARVLDGARALARREGLGPHRLAFAAAVPEEGEGTFDAVISQNAMEHFGDPAAVLGAMRSALAPGGRLLVTFGPPWMAPSGSHMHFFTRVPWVNLLFSERTVMAVRARYRSDGARRYEEVESGLNRMTLRRFERVAARSGLRFVRRDYRCVKGLHFLARLPAARELFVNVVDAVLEAEPPAAGRDGAPAPRVGALGHEKPHPHFPPSSVTLPTATR, encoded by the coding sequence ATGAGGCCGGCCGAGCGCATCCTCCTCGCCCTCTCGCGCCCCGCATCCACCGGCGACTACGCGGAGGCGCTGGACCCGTGGACGGTGGAGAACGCGCTGGGGCCGCTGCGGCGCAGCTTCCCGGACCTGGACCGCTGGATCCGCGGCAAGCGGGTGCTGGACTTCGGCTGCGGGAGCGGCTTCCAGGCGGCGGCGCTGGCGCGCGAGGGCGCGGCGTACGTGCTGGGCGTGGACACGAACGCACGCGTGCTGGACGGCGCCCGCGCGCTCGCCCGGCGCGAGGGGCTGGGGCCGCACCGCCTGGCCTTCGCGGCCGCCGTGCCGGAGGAGGGCGAGGGGACGTTCGACGCGGTGATCTCGCAGAACGCGATGGAGCACTTCGGCGACCCCGCCGCGGTGCTGGGGGCGATGCGCTCCGCCCTGGCGCCGGGCGGGCGGCTGCTGGTGACGTTCGGGCCGCCGTGGATGGCGCCGTCGGGCAGCCACATGCACTTCTTCACCCGCGTGCCGTGGGTGAACCTGCTGTTCAGCGAGCGCACGGTGATGGCGGTGCGCGCCCGCTACCGCTCCGACGGCGCGCGGCGGTACGAGGAGGTGGAGTCCGGCCTCAACCGCATGACCCTGCGGCGTTTCGAGCGAGTGGCGGCGCGCAGCGGGCTGCGCTTCGTGCGCCGCGACTACCGCTGCGTGAAGGGGCTGCACTTCCTCGCCCGGCTCCCCGCCGCGCGCGAGCTGTTCGTGAACGTGGTCGACGCCGTGCTCGAGGCCGAGCCGCCCGCGGCGGGTCGCGATGGTGCGCCCGCGCCACGGGTGGGGGCGCTCGGCCACGAGAAGCCGCACCCGCATTTCCCGCCGTCTTCCGTAACTCTCCCGACAGCAACCAGGTAG
- a CDS encoding glycosyltransferase — protein sequence MSARRTRVLHVVQNLNYGGMERLIAEMARRVDRERFEPHVLCLQYVGRFGREIAGVAGVHLCGPLPRWSLLRPAALAREIARIAPDVVHSHSGVWLKAATAARMAGVPRVVHTEHGRRFPDPLSDRLIDRTASRRTDVVVAVSDALARHLRLRVTGGRARVVAVPNGVGVDAFRPGGDGSALRAELGIPADAPILGSIGRLEPVKGYDVMVRAMASLVHRSDDARPRPVLVLAGDGSERGRLEELARAMEIGDRVRFLGWRDDVHALHAAFGVFTLSSHSEGTSVSLLEAMSAGICPVVTDVGGNAAVLGTGLRHRLVAPAHPEALANAWAAALADARAREADGRAARARVAERFSLETMVAAYESLYAGPLPRPAAVSHLNDLHAEPVA from the coding sequence GTGAGCGCACGCCGAACGCGGGTGCTGCACGTGGTGCAGAACCTGAACTACGGGGGGATGGAGCGCCTGATCGCGGAGATGGCGAGGCGCGTGGACCGCGAGCGCTTCGAGCCGCACGTGCTCTGCCTTCAGTACGTGGGGCGCTTCGGGCGGGAGATCGCGGGCGTGGCGGGCGTGCACCTGTGCGGGCCGCTGCCCCGATGGTCGCTCCTGCGCCCGGCGGCGCTCGCGCGCGAGATCGCCCGAATCGCCCCGGACGTGGTGCACAGCCACAGCGGCGTGTGGCTGAAGGCGGCGACGGCGGCGCGCATGGCCGGGGTGCCGCGCGTGGTGCACACGGAGCACGGCCGCCGCTTCCCCGACCCGCTCTCGGACCGGCTGATCGACCGCACCGCCTCGCGCCGGACGGACGTGGTGGTGGCCGTGTCGGACGCGCTCGCCCGGCACCTGCGCCTGCGCGTGACCGGCGGCCGCGCGCGAGTGGTCGCCGTTCCCAACGGCGTGGGCGTGGACGCCTTCCGCCCCGGCGGCGACGGCTCCGCCCTCCGTGCCGAGCTCGGCATCCCGGCCGACGCGCCGATCCTGGGCAGCATCGGCCGGCTGGAGCCGGTCAAGGGCTACGACGTGATGGTGCGGGCGATGGCATCCCTCGTCCACCGCTCGGACGATGCGCGCCCCCGCCCGGTGCTCGTCCTCGCCGGCGACGGTTCGGAGCGCGGAAGGTTGGAGGAGCTGGCACGGGCGATGGAGATCGGCGACCGCGTGCGGTTCCTGGGATGGCGCGACGACGTGCACGCGCTGCACGCGGCGTTCGGCGTCTTCACCCTCTCGTCGCACAGCGAGGGCACGTCCGTGAGCCTGCTGGAGGCGATGAGCGCCGGCATCTGCCCCGTGGTGACCGACGTGGGCGGCAACGCGGCGGTGCTCGGCACCGGCCTCCGGCACCGGCTCGTCGCACCCGCACACCCCGAAGCACTGGCGAACGCCTGGGCCGCCGCGCTGGCGGATGCGCGCGCACGGGAGGCGGACGGCCGGGCCGCGAGGGCCCGCGTGGCCGAGCGCTTCTCGCTGGAAACGATGGTCGCCGCGTACGAGTCGCTCTACGCCGGTCCTCTCCCCCGCCCCGCCGCCGTCTCGCATCTGAACGACCTCCACGCGGAGCCGGTGGCATGA